One Bacillota bacterium DNA segment encodes these proteins:
- the pylD gene encoding 3-methylornithyl-N6-L-lysine dehydrogenase PylD, with product MTRLTVDHIHGMAEGLKAYDLSLRESTGLNLLAVACRAADTSPGEAMRRLAAVTVAVVPVTAGQGVIDGFAESVSSILEHLGAQAFVTVATDVSGIAQAVEEGARLLFMADDHRFVALDLRNGGLVDSTEATARGFVAALEAMSGGLEDKSVLVIGVGRVGEAAVRALLDLGARPRVHDIDVARAMEVAGRHAVPVEEDLEHALGRHTRVIDASWASGIICSHHVTPEMVLAAPGIPLGVSPEAIPLLGKRLVHDALEIGVATMLVMSLG from the coding sequence TTGACGAGACTCACCGTGGATCACATACATGGGATGGCTGAAGGGCTGAAAGCCTATGACCTTAGCCTCCGGGAGAGCACAGGGCTGAACCTCCTGGCCGTTGCGTGCAGGGCTGCGGATACCAGCCCGGGGGAAGCCATGCGAAGACTGGCTGCCGTGACGGTGGCAGTGGTACCCGTGACCGCAGGCCAGGGAGTCATAGATGGATTTGCAGAGTCGGTCTCGTCCATACTGGAGCACCTCGGTGCCCAGGCCTTCGTGACCGTTGCTACTGATGTCAGCGGTATTGCTCAAGCCGTTGAGGAGGGGGCCCGCCTGCTGTTCATGGCGGATGACCACCGGTTTGTGGCCTTGGACCTGAGAAACGGGGGCCTGGTCGACAGCACCGAGGCAACCGCCAGGGGGTTTGTGGCAGCCCTTGAGGCAATGTCCGGAGGCCTGGAGGACAAGAGCGTGCTGGTAATAGGGGTGGGACGGGTTGGAGAGGCAGCTGTCCGGGCCCTCCTTGACCTGGGGGCCCGCCCCAGGGTTCACGACATAGACGTGGCCCGGGCCATGGAGGTGGCGGGAAGGCACGCGGTACCTGTGGAGGAGGATCTGGAACATGCCCTGGGCCGCCACACCAGGGTTATCGACGCGTCCTGGGCCAGCGGGATCATTTGCAGCCACCATGTAACGCCCGAGATGGTGCTGGCTGCCCCAGGGATACCCCTGGGCGTTTCCCCTGAGGCCATTCCTCTCCTGGGAAAGAGGCTGGTGCACGATGCGCTGGAGATAGGAGTCGCTACCATGCTGGTCATGAGCCTCGGGTGA
- the pylSn gene encoding pyrrolysine--tRNA(Pyl) ligase small subunit, whose amino-acid sequence MPVRNPKKRYYRKDVPLFRLVQKIRLWPSRRGVLHGVRAFRVRGPYAEVETHCGQLFRVRDSRKSRAARWLRNKWVVEQCKRCRIPQWKLRKFEATVFSEHWGSELREVETGENRDEPGGT is encoded by the coding sequence TTGCCTGTACGGAACCCCAAGAAAAGGTACTACCGGAAGGATGTTCCGCTGTTCCGGCTGGTCCAGAAGATCCGGTTGTGGCCCTCGCGCCGGGGCGTCCTCCACGGAGTAAGGGCGTTTAGGGTCAGGGGGCCCTATGCGGAGGTGGAAACCCACTGCGGCCAGCTTTTCAGGGTGCGCGACTCTAGAAAGAGCCGGGCGGCGAGGTGGCTGAGGAATAAATGGGTGGTTGAGCAGTGCAAGAGGTGCAGGATACCCCAGTGGAAACTCAGGAAGTTCGAGGCAACCGTGTTCAGCGAGCACTGGGGGTCCGAACTCAGGGAAGTGGAAACCGGGGAGAACCGGGACGAGCCAGGGGGAACATGA
- a CDS encoding type II toxin-antitoxin system RelE/ParE family toxin: MDSGDKRHTVIVSHEAAQMLVSHSRFLAQVSETAALQLVDEFAEKAKSLEIFPERNPWLVDPLIPARKYRKLLMSKRYLLIYQIKGDSVLLDALVDTRQDYGWLL; encoded by the coding sequence ATGGACAGCGGAGATAAACGGCATACCGTCATCGTTTCCCATGAAGCTGCACAGATGCTAGTATCCCACTCGCGGTTTCTGGCGCAAGTTAGTGAAACGGCAGCTCTCCAGCTAGTAGACGAATTTGCGGAAAAAGCAAAGTCATTGGAGATATTCCCGGAGCGAAATCCATGGCTGGTTGACCCGCTGATTCCGGCTAGGAAATACCGTAAACTTTTAATGTCAAAACGATATCTGCTAATCTATCAAATCAAGGGTGACTCGGTTCTATTGGATGCTCTGGTGGATACCCGACAGGACTATGGCTGGTTGCTGTAA
- a CDS encoding type II toxin-antitoxin system prevent-host-death family antitoxin, with protein sequence MMNIKPSTAIRKHYNEVSELCKRSGGPVYLTKNGEGDLVVMDIESFARRESMLRLRENLVAAGESRLNGENGYSIDEVSGMMKTAVREVLDGQRR encoded by the coding sequence ATGATGAACATTAAACCGTCTACGGCCATCCGCAAACACTACAATGAAGTCTCTGAACTGTGCAAACGTTCGGGAGGGCCGGTATATCTGACCAAAAATGGCGAAGGTGATCTTGTGGTTATGGATATTGAATCTTTCGCTCGGCGTGAAAGTATGTTGCGCCTACGGGAAAATCTGGTTGCGGCGGGAGAGAGCCGACTGAACGGTGAGAACGGCTACAGCATAGACGAGGTATCCGGTATGATGAAGACCGCTGTCCGGGAGGTATTGGATGGACAGCGGAGATAA